The following are encoded in a window of Osmia bicornis bicornis chromosome 15, iOsmBic2.1, whole genome shotgun sequence genomic DNA:
- the LOC114875698 gene encoding AT-rich interactive domain-containing protein 4B isoform X1 — MLGDDPPYLSVGTEVSAKYKGAFCEAKIRKVVRSVKCRVTYKQGLGTATVADDQIKGTLRVGASVEARHGDRKEFVEATITKIQDCSQYTVVFDDGDITTLRRTALCLKSGRHFAESETLDQLPLTHPEHFGNPVIGGRRGRRSRQAQDESSEDEDSPPRGTRDSGSSGTGKEGVETEPEIGRVVCVELGDKKKKDNWFPGLVVAPTAQDTVRIRVRDDYLVRSFKDARYYTVPKKEATEFTKELVNKVENSTLKVAVEKALLFLEKNELPPHWDRDSLFGHSVSSGNSDSDGDLESDSSDDEPREEKDHFVAQLYKFMDDRGTPINNCPMIGSEDIDLYRLFRAVYKLGGYNRVTNQNQWKLITRRLSFTMQNSPSTHNLVKQAYKKFLHSFEDFYRKLGCTMVNHPRGAMRKQRPGRSLIRDKDRNTPVPPQVSVAKTEKEDEEKKVVEEEKKEKKEVKKEQVKEEEIVKIKKKEEFEESGSGQESDVNVEAEAESSSSSEKSQKMSGSLSLSNRGKSKSKEDPKKKVIDKKKSESKKQEKKDDKVKEDDAAKTRSKSKDDNVKNKISSEVRETRTPSRESERKTLSKQRRLIDEELKKRGRKRKEYEVEKSRSDEQLAESAPSYKGPVELGDRLKVYYGPTHESKVTYEAKVIDMEKDGTEPMYLVHYTGWNTRYDEWIKASRIAQNFTQAQGRIKRIKTTSRPQTPSTNLSSNINKSSKTISNTNSSTSQSRRRAQSVAPSTTVSSTSTKEVKREEKEKDKEASQPARSTTPLSVTSSSSRTKSPATPANNRQTRTRNIDVSGVEHRRRTRRTSGHADVVPSETEESETYDSDTTESEQTRSKSKSTDERKRREARYRGEDRIKPDETSDGEEDKDNLEEPRRGRRLRRTISKSQGIKSEPDSDEEQPKGRDFDLNQIRSELKGFDKAVKLELVRVEPDPEDDIKMTEKETVLVSPKLEKNLEPSKIEATVETKPVDNTEDIYEFKEPEPFEFEVRNKRDTNGEKEKAKKKVFEDEPKSPKKKQKIVVSPVIKEIKPEVDNDSRKKVKKLFNKRVDDITENLSPHKSLQSTSLATCEEAFDKLCESPPFNPVKPALIIEEPSKRSNGIDILFTDLPGDDDATHDDSEDRLIISETEVSEVEQENSITYQQEMFPANDMNDSMESNKEVASPQIELLKEDLTSTISNKSDAPTDQKQNVKSPLHRQSPELKPVDTKLLDVTPVSSPIVTTPAPISARLPATSSIEEKLSAAMAFRNKTKDAKKEDEIPEIIWKSSKEIPKKVDTIVVQKNKEDQHGPKIEIENKKRDEEEVPVVNNEDQCRELMRVVIKQKEEELQQLKLKKEVEVKKFETKTEHKKIQETEEEEEEEEEEEEEEEEEEEEEEEEEEWKHVENEKSKTVEDEFKDHDLKEKEKDKEKHKKIVTQDVIDSADSSDSEQRLVIDNEESQDIKTPSNFDVKLRAELDRIQDTQDRYSKLQTPKAMQPLKLQPQEYIAEFKPESTPVTKTDEEGEAINSLLCEEEIPGSPAPITESIEQINAGPSCSPPKVETTESSIVLMEMPFASAPTSGQSTTSSTVATLSMALPKTIETSVPVSLPLQQNPSLGVRQQSHHLPALMPAQRRESNEAAPVMDNTPPTTPDSSISNISGSPREERTGGSSPISEDNLKLNRDSSEADNDSGGKGPGFSEDDTLPNVEGNSADRILKPPAKRSIEETQSPKKRKRNRKHSECDKNTNKKPGRHSGRHGRHGAGSDSDDTSEGSNLCGVNSTPTNHTNITTVAELSNYSSRSPRPTKYNFYVELDPELDGSQRIAVLQQKLTELRKTYNAVKVELAAIERRRKKLRRREREAIKAAKAEMQQACS; from the exons GACCCATCCAGAACACTTTGGGAATCCAGTAATCGGAGGTAGAAGAGGGAGGAGGTCTAGACAAGCCCA AGATGAAAGCAGCGAAGACGAGGATAGCCCTCCCAGGGGAACTCGTGATTCAGGTTCTAGTGGAACAGGGAAAGAAGGAGTGGAAACAGAACCTGAAATTGGACGAGTTGTATGCGTGGAACTTggagataaaaagaaaaaagataattGGTTCCCTGGGTTAGTCGTTGCACCGACTGCTCAAGATACAGTGAGAATTCGAGTGAGGGATGACTATCTTGTGCGTTCGTTCAAAGATGCGCGATA TTATACAGTTCCAAAAAAGGAAGCCACTGAATTCACAAAAGAACTTGTCAACAAAGTTGAAAATAGCACATTAAAGGTTGCAGTAGAAAAGGCACTGCTATTTTTAGAGAAGAATGAGTTACCTCCCCATTGGGATAGAGATTCTCTTTTTGGACATTCTGTATCAAGTGGAAACAGTGATTCTGATGGAGACCTCGAGTCTGAT agTTCTGACGATGAGCCACGCGAAGAGAAAGATCATTTTGTGGCACAACTGTACAAATTCATGGACGATCGTGGTACACCGATCAATAATTGTCCGATGATCGGGTCCGAGGACATAGATCTGTATAGACTATTTCGAGCTGTTTATAAACTAGGCGGTTATAATCGTGTAACAAATCAAAACCAATGGAAATTGATAACTCGTCGTCTGAGTTTTACAATGCAAAATTCACCATCCACGCACAATTTGGTTAAACAGGCCTATAAAAAGTTCTTACACTCCTTCGAggatttttatagaaaattaggTTGTACTATGGTAAATCACCCTAGGGGTGCTATGCGCAAGCAACGTCCCGGTAGAAGTTTAATTAGAGATAAAGATAGAAATACACCTGTACCACCGCAAGTATCGGTCGCTAAAACTGAGaaggaagatgaagagaaaaaggtggtggaagaggaaaagaaggaaaagaaagaggtAAAGAAGGAACAGgtaaaggaagaagaaattgtaaaaataaagaaaaaggaggagtTTGAGGAGAGCGGTAGCGGACAGGAAAGCGACGTGAACGTAGAAGCCGAAGCAGAATCGTCTTCTAGTAGTGAAAAGTCTCAAAAAATGTCGGGCTCGTTATCACTGTCGAACAGGGGCAAATCGAAAAGTAAAGAAGATCCAAAGAAAAAGGTGATTGACAAGAAAAAAAGTGAATCCAAGAAGCAAGAGAAAAAGGACGACAAGGTGAAAGAGGACGATGCTGCTAAAACAAGATCAAAATCTAAAGACgataatgtaaaaaataaaatctccTCTGAAGTTAGAGAAACGCGAACTCCATCCAGAGAATCGGAAAGAAAGACTTTATCGAAACAGAGACGCTTGATAGACGAAGAGTTAAAGAAACGAGGGAGAAAACGGAAGGAATACGAGGTAGAAAAATCACGTTCGGACGAACAGTTAGCCGAGTCTGCACCATCCTACAAGGGTCCTGTGGAATTAGGGGATAGACTGAAGGTATATTACGGACCTACTCATGAGTCGAAAGTTACTTATGAAGCCAAAGTTATTGATATGGAAAAGGATGGCACAGAACCAATGTATCTCGTCCATTATACTGGATGGAACACCAGATACGACGAATGGATCAAAGCGTCGAGAATAGCACAGAATTTCACCCAAGCTCAAGGTAGGATAAAACGTATTAAAACTACATCACGACCTCAAACTCCTAGTACGAATTTATCTAGTAACATAAACAAGTCATCGAAAACTATTTCCAATACCAATTCAAGTACGTCGCAGAGTCGTCGTCGGGCGCAAAGCGTAGCACCGTCGACTACGGTTTCCTCTACATCAACAAAGGAAGTAAaaagagaggagaaagaaaaggataaAGAAGCGTCACAGCCCGCTAGATCAACAACGCCATTGTCCGTAACAAGTTCCAGTTCCAGAACTAAAAGTCCAGCAACACCGGCGAACAATCGTCAGACGCGAACGAGAAACATCGACGTGTCTGGCGTGGAGCATCGAAGACGTACCAGGAGAACCTCTGGACACGCGGATGTGGTACCGTCTGAAACCGAGGAGAGCGAAACGTACGATTCCGACACCACGGAATCCGAGCAAACGAGAAGTAAATCTAAAAGCACAGATGAAAGGAAACGCAGAGAAGCAAGATACAGGGGTGAAGATAGAATAAAACCTGACGAGACTAGCGACGGCGAGGAGGACAAGGATAATTTGGAAGAACCACGAAGAGGTAGACGATTGAGAAGAACGATCAGTAAATCTCAAGGTATAAAATCGGAGCCGGACAGCGACGAAGAACAACCGAAGGGTCGAGATTTTGATTTAAATCAAATACGATCCGAGCTAAAAGGCTTCGACAAGGCGGTGAAATTAGAACTTGTCAGAGTCGAGCCTGACCCAGAAGATGATATAAAAATGACAGAAAAGGAAACTGTATTGGTTTCACCGAAATTAGAGAAAAATTTGGAACCATCGAAAATAGAAGCAACAGTTGAGACTAAGCCGGTAGATAATACAGAGGACATATACGAATTTAAAGAACCAGAACCGTTTGAATTCGAGGTAAGAAATAAACGGGATACGAATGGAGAAAAGGAGAAGGCGAAGAAGAAAGTGTTCGAGGATGAACCAAAAAGTCCtaagaagaaacagaaaataGTTGTATCGCCGGTTATAAAGGAGATCAAGCCAGAGGTAGATAACGATTCACGGAAAAAggtaaagaaattatttaataagaGAGTTGACGATATCACAGAAAATCTGTCTCCTCATAAATCATTACAGTCTACATCATTAGCGACCTGTGAAGAAGCGTTTGATAAACTTTGCGAATCGCCGCCGTTTAATCCAGTGAAACCGGCGCTCATCATCGAGGAACCAAGTAAGAGAAGTAATGGAATAGACATTTTATTTACCGATCTGCCCGGTGACGACGATGCTACTCACGACGATTCGGAGGATCGTCTGATAATATCAGAAACAGAAGTTTCCGAAGTAGAACAGGAGAATTCAATTACATATCAACAAGAAATGTTTCCTGCAAATGATATGAATGATTCGATGGAATCAAATAAAGAAGTTGCAAGTCCACAGATTGAATTGCTAAAAGAAGATTTAACATCAAcgatttcaaataaatctgATGCGCCTACCGATCAGAAGCAAAATGTTAAATCACCGTTGCACAGACAGTCTCCAGAATTAAAGCCAGTCGATACAAAATTGCTAGATGTTACCCCTGTTTCATCTCCGATTGTTACCACCCCAGCACCGATCAGTGCAAGACTACCGGCTACGTCTTCGATAGAGGAAAAGCTATCTGCCGCGATGGCTTTTCGTAATAAAACAAAGGACGCTAAAAAGGAAGATGAAATTCCTGAAATCATATGGAAATCATCGAAAGAAATCCCTAAAAAAGTGGATACAATCGTTGTACAAAAGAATAAAGAGGATCAGCATGGGCCTAAGATAGAAATTGAGAATAAAAAACGGGATGAGGAAGAGGTACCAGTAGTGAATAATGAGGATCAATGTAGGGAATTAATGCGTGTGGTAATTAAGCAGAAAGAGGAAGAGCTTCAACAGCTTAAGTTGAAGAAAGAAGTAGAGgtaaagaaatttgaaacaaaAACGGAGCATAAAAAGATCCAAGAaacggaagaggaagaagaggaagaggaagaagaagaagaagaggaagaggaggaggaggaggaggaagaagaggaagaggaatgGAAGCACGTGGAAAATGAGAAATCTAAAACGGTGGAAGATGAATTTAAAGATCATGATCttaaagaaaaggagaaggatAAAGAGAAGCATAAAAAGATAGTAACTCAAGACGTAATAGACTCGGCAGATAGTAGTGATTCTGAACAAAGGCTAGTAATTGATAATGAAGAATCGCAGGATATAAAGACTCCGTCTAACTTCGATGTGAAATTAAGAGCTGAATTGGACAGAATTCAAGATACACAAGATAGGTATTCGAAATTACAAACGCCAAAAGCTATGCAACCTTTGAAACTCCAGCCACAAGAATACATTGCGGAATTTAAACCTGAAAGTACACCTGTTACAAAGACGGACGAAGAAGGGGAGGCAATTAATTCGTTGTTATGCGAAGAAGAAATACCAGGCTCGCCAGCCCCTATCACCGAAAGTATCGAACAAATAAACGCCGGTCCATCCTGTTCACCTCCAAAAGTTGAAACCACAGAAAGTAGCATAGTATTGATGGAAATGCCATTTGCTAGTGCACCAACGTCTGGCCAGAGTACAACTAGCAGTACCGTTGCTACTCTAAGTATGGCACTGCCAAAAACCATAGAAACATCTGTTCCAGTCTCTTTACCCCTACAACAGAATCCTAGCTTAGGTGTAAGACAACAGTCTCATCATCTACCTGCATTGATGCCAGCGCAGAGAAGGGAAAGCAACGAAGCAGCGCCTGTAATGGACAATACTCCTCCAACAACGCCAGACTCGAGTATTTCCAATATATCTGGATCTCCGAGAGAAGAAAGAACAGGTGGTTCGTCGCCAATTTCAGAGGACAACCTGAAACTCAATCGTGATAGTTCAGAAGCAGACAACGATAGCGGTGGTAAAGGTCCAGGATTCAGCGAGGACGATACGTTACCAAACGTGGAAGGAAATTCTGCGGACAGGATACTGAAACCACCGGCGAAACGGTCGATCGAGGAAACGCAATCTCCTAAAAAACGGAAGAGAAATAGGAAACATTCGGAATGtgataaaaatacaaataaaaaaccGGGAAGACATAGCGGTAGACACGGTAGACACGGTGCTGGTAGCGATAGCGATGATACCAGTGAAGGTTCTAATCTATGTGGCGTTAATTCAACGCCGACGAATCATACAAACATCACTACCGTTGCCGAGCTTAGTAATTACTCGTCAAGATCACCACGACcaacaaaatataatttctatGTGGAACTAG ATCCTGAATTGGACGGGAGTCAAAGGATAGCTGTATTACAACAAAAGTTAACCGAATTACGTAAAACGTATAACGCTGTGAAAGTTGAACTGGCTGCTATTGAAAGACGCAGAAAAAAGTTGAGAAGAAGGGAACGAGAAG CTATAAAGGCAGCTAAAGCAGAAATGCAACAAGCCTGTTCGTGA
- the LOC114875698 gene encoding AT-rich interactive domain-containing protein 4B isoform X2: protein MLGDDPPYLSVGTEVSAKYKGAFCEAKIRKVVRSVKCRVTYKQGLGTATVADDQIKGTLRVGASVEARHGDRKEFVEATITKIQDCSQYTVVFDDGDITTLRRTALCLKSGRHFAESETLDQLPLTHPEHFGNPVIGGRRGRRSRQAQDESSEDEDSPPRGTRDSGSSGTGKEGVETEPEIGRVVCVELGDKKKKDNWFPGLVVAPTAQDTVRIRVRDDYLVRSFKDARYYTVPKKEATEFTKELVNKVENSTLKVAVEKALLFLEKNELPPHWDRDSLFGHSVSSGNSDSDGDLESDSSDDEPREEKDHFVAQLYKFMDDRGTPINNCPMIGSEDIDLYRLFRAVYKLGGYNRVTNQNQWKLITRRLSFTMQNSPSTHNLVKQAYKKFLHSFEDFYRKLGCTMVNHPRGAMRKQRPGRSLIRDKDRNTPVPPQVSVAKTEKEDEEKKVVEEEKKEKKEVKKEQVKEEEIVKIKKKEEFEESGSGQESDVNVEAEAESSSSSEKSQKMSGSLSLSNRGKSKSKEDPKKKVIDKKKSESKKQEKKDDKVKEDDAAKTRSKSKDDNVKNKISSEVRETRTPSRESERKTLSKQRRLIDEELKKRGRKRKEYEVEKSRSDEQLAESAPSYKGPVELGDRLKVYYGPTHESKVTYEAKVIDMEKDGTEPMYLVHYTGWNTRYDEWIKASRIAQNFTQAQGRIKRIKTTSRPQTPSTNLSSNINKSSKTISNTNSSTSQSRRRAQSVAPSTTVSSTSTKEVKREEKEKDKEASQPARSTTPLSVTSSSSRTKSPATPANNRQTRTRNIDVSGVEHRRRTRRTSGHADVVPSETEESETYDSDTTESEQTRSKSKSTDERKRREARYRGEDRIKPDETSDGEEDKDNLEEPRRGRRLRRTISKSQGIKSEPDSDEEQPKGRDFDLNQIRSELKGFDKAVKLELVRVEPDPEDDIKMTEKETVLVSPKLEKNLEPSKIEATVETKPVDNTEDIYEFKEPEPFEFEVRNKRDTNGEKEKAKKKVFEDEPKSPKKKQKIVVSPVIKEIKPEVDNDSRKKSTSLATCEEAFDKLCESPPFNPVKPALIIEEPSKRSNGIDILFTDLPGDDDATHDDSEDRLIISETEVSEVEQENSITYQQEMFPANDMNDSMESNKEVASPQIELLKEDLTSTISNKSDAPTDQKQNVKSPLHRQSPELKPVDTKLLDVTPVSSPIVTTPAPISARLPATSSIEEKLSAAMAFRNKTKDAKKEDEIPEIIWKSSKEIPKKVDTIVVQKNKEDQHGPKIEIENKKRDEEEVPVVNNEDQCRELMRVVIKQKEEELQQLKLKKEVEVKKFETKTEHKKIQETEEEEEEEEEEEEEEEEEEEEEEEEEEWKHVENEKSKTVEDEFKDHDLKEKEKDKEKHKKIVTQDVIDSADSSDSEQRLVIDNEESQDIKTPSNFDVKLRAELDRIQDTQDRYSKLQTPKAMQPLKLQPQEYIAEFKPESTPVTKTDEEGEAINSLLCEEEIPGSPAPITESIEQINAGPSCSPPKVETTESSIVLMEMPFASAPTSGQSTTSSTVATLSMALPKTIETSVPVSLPLQQNPSLGVRQQSHHLPALMPAQRRESNEAAPVMDNTPPTTPDSSISNISGSPREERTGGSSPISEDNLKLNRDSSEADNDSGGKGPGFSEDDTLPNVEGNSADRILKPPAKRSIEETQSPKKRKRNRKHSECDKNTNKKPGRHSGRHGRHGAGSDSDDTSEGSNLCGVNSTPTNHTNITTVAELSNYSSRSPRPTKYNFYVELDPELDGSQRIAVLQQKLTELRKTYNAVKVELAAIERRRKKLRRREREAIKAAKAEMQQACS, encoded by the exons GACCCATCCAGAACACTTTGGGAATCCAGTAATCGGAGGTAGAAGAGGGAGGAGGTCTAGACAAGCCCA AGATGAAAGCAGCGAAGACGAGGATAGCCCTCCCAGGGGAACTCGTGATTCAGGTTCTAGTGGAACAGGGAAAGAAGGAGTGGAAACAGAACCTGAAATTGGACGAGTTGTATGCGTGGAACTTggagataaaaagaaaaaagataattGGTTCCCTGGGTTAGTCGTTGCACCGACTGCTCAAGATACAGTGAGAATTCGAGTGAGGGATGACTATCTTGTGCGTTCGTTCAAAGATGCGCGATA TTATACAGTTCCAAAAAAGGAAGCCACTGAATTCACAAAAGAACTTGTCAACAAAGTTGAAAATAGCACATTAAAGGTTGCAGTAGAAAAGGCACTGCTATTTTTAGAGAAGAATGAGTTACCTCCCCATTGGGATAGAGATTCTCTTTTTGGACATTCTGTATCAAGTGGAAACAGTGATTCTGATGGAGACCTCGAGTCTGAT agTTCTGACGATGAGCCACGCGAAGAGAAAGATCATTTTGTGGCACAACTGTACAAATTCATGGACGATCGTGGTACACCGATCAATAATTGTCCGATGATCGGGTCCGAGGACATAGATCTGTATAGACTATTTCGAGCTGTTTATAAACTAGGCGGTTATAATCGTGTAACAAATCAAAACCAATGGAAATTGATAACTCGTCGTCTGAGTTTTACAATGCAAAATTCACCATCCACGCACAATTTGGTTAAACAGGCCTATAAAAAGTTCTTACACTCCTTCGAggatttttatagaaaattaggTTGTACTATGGTAAATCACCCTAGGGGTGCTATGCGCAAGCAACGTCCCGGTAGAAGTTTAATTAGAGATAAAGATAGAAATACACCTGTACCACCGCAAGTATCGGTCGCTAAAACTGAGaaggaagatgaagagaaaaaggtggtggaagaggaaaagaaggaaaagaaagaggtAAAGAAGGAACAGgtaaaggaagaagaaattgtaaaaataaagaaaaaggaggagtTTGAGGAGAGCGGTAGCGGACAGGAAAGCGACGTGAACGTAGAAGCCGAAGCAGAATCGTCTTCTAGTAGTGAAAAGTCTCAAAAAATGTCGGGCTCGTTATCACTGTCGAACAGGGGCAAATCGAAAAGTAAAGAAGATCCAAAGAAAAAGGTGATTGACAAGAAAAAAAGTGAATCCAAGAAGCAAGAGAAAAAGGACGACAAGGTGAAAGAGGACGATGCTGCTAAAACAAGATCAAAATCTAAAGACgataatgtaaaaaataaaatctccTCTGAAGTTAGAGAAACGCGAACTCCATCCAGAGAATCGGAAAGAAAGACTTTATCGAAACAGAGACGCTTGATAGACGAAGAGTTAAAGAAACGAGGGAGAAAACGGAAGGAATACGAGGTAGAAAAATCACGTTCGGACGAACAGTTAGCCGAGTCTGCACCATCCTACAAGGGTCCTGTGGAATTAGGGGATAGACTGAAGGTATATTACGGACCTACTCATGAGTCGAAAGTTACTTATGAAGCCAAAGTTATTGATATGGAAAAGGATGGCACAGAACCAATGTATCTCGTCCATTATACTGGATGGAACACCAGATACGACGAATGGATCAAAGCGTCGAGAATAGCACAGAATTTCACCCAAGCTCAAGGTAGGATAAAACGTATTAAAACTACATCACGACCTCAAACTCCTAGTACGAATTTATCTAGTAACATAAACAAGTCATCGAAAACTATTTCCAATACCAATTCAAGTACGTCGCAGAGTCGTCGTCGGGCGCAAAGCGTAGCACCGTCGACTACGGTTTCCTCTACATCAACAAAGGAAGTAAaaagagaggagaaagaaaaggataaAGAAGCGTCACAGCCCGCTAGATCAACAACGCCATTGTCCGTAACAAGTTCCAGTTCCAGAACTAAAAGTCCAGCAACACCGGCGAACAATCGTCAGACGCGAACGAGAAACATCGACGTGTCTGGCGTGGAGCATCGAAGACGTACCAGGAGAACCTCTGGACACGCGGATGTGGTACCGTCTGAAACCGAGGAGAGCGAAACGTACGATTCCGACACCACGGAATCCGAGCAAACGAGAAGTAAATCTAAAAGCACAGATGAAAGGAAACGCAGAGAAGCAAGATACAGGGGTGAAGATAGAATAAAACCTGACGAGACTAGCGACGGCGAGGAGGACAAGGATAATTTGGAAGAACCACGAAGAGGTAGACGATTGAGAAGAACGATCAGTAAATCTCAAGGTATAAAATCGGAGCCGGACAGCGACGAAGAACAACCGAAGGGTCGAGATTTTGATTTAAATCAAATACGATCCGAGCTAAAAGGCTTCGACAAGGCGGTGAAATTAGAACTTGTCAGAGTCGAGCCTGACCCAGAAGATGATATAAAAATGACAGAAAAGGAAACTGTATTGGTTTCACCGAAATTAGAGAAAAATTTGGAACCATCGAAAATAGAAGCAACAGTTGAGACTAAGCCGGTAGATAATACAGAGGACATATACGAATTTAAAGAACCAGAACCGTTTGAATTCGAGGTAAGAAATAAACGGGATACGAATGGAGAAAAGGAGAAGGCGAAGAAGAAAGTGTTCGAGGATGAACCAAAAAGTCCtaagaagaaacagaaaataGTTGTATCGCCGGTTATAAAGGAGATCAAGCCAGAGGTAGATAACGATTCACGGAAAAAg TCTACATCATTAGCGACCTGTGAAGAAGCGTTTGATAAACTTTGCGAATCGCCGCCGTTTAATCCAGTGAAACCGGCGCTCATCATCGAGGAACCAAGTAAGAGAAGTAATGGAATAGACATTTTATTTACCGATCTGCCCGGTGACGACGATGCTACTCACGACGATTCGGAGGATCGTCTGATAATATCAGAAACAGAAGTTTCCGAAGTAGAACAGGAGAATTCAATTACATATCAACAAGAAATGTTTCCTGCAAATGATATGAATGATTCGATGGAATCAAATAAAGAAGTTGCAAGTCCACAGATTGAATTGCTAAAAGAAGATTTAACATCAAcgatttcaaataaatctgATGCGCCTACCGATCAGAAGCAAAATGTTAAATCACCGTTGCACAGACAGTCTCCAGAATTAAAGCCAGTCGATACAAAATTGCTAGATGTTACCCCTGTTTCATCTCCGATTGTTACCACCCCAGCACCGATCAGTGCAAGACTACCGGCTACGTCTTCGATAGAGGAAAAGCTATCTGCCGCGATGGCTTTTCGTAATAAAACAAAGGACGCTAAAAAGGAAGATGAAATTCCTGAAATCATATGGAAATCATCGAAAGAAATCCCTAAAAAAGTGGATACAATCGTTGTACAAAAGAATAAAGAGGATCAGCATGGGCCTAAGATAGAAATTGAGAATAAAAAACGGGATGAGGAAGAGGTACCAGTAGTGAATAATGAGGATCAATGTAGGGAATTAATGCGTGTGGTAATTAAGCAGAAAGAGGAAGAGCTTCAACAGCTTAAGTTGAAGAAAGAAGTAGAGgtaaagaaatttgaaacaaaAACGGAGCATAAAAAGATCCAAGAaacggaagaggaagaagaggaagaggaagaagaagaagaagaggaagaggaggaggaggaggaggaagaagaggaagaggaatgGAAGCACGTGGAAAATGAGAAATCTAAAACGGTGGAAGATGAATTTAAAGATCATGATCttaaagaaaaggagaaggatAAAGAGAAGCATAAAAAGATAGTAACTCAAGACGTAATAGACTCGGCAGATAGTAGTGATTCTGAACAAAGGCTAGTAATTGATAATGAAGAATCGCAGGATATAAAGACTCCGTCTAACTTCGATGTGAAATTAAGAGCTGAATTGGACAGAATTCAAGATACACAAGATAGGTATTCGAAATTACAAACGCCAAAAGCTATGCAACCTTTGAAACTCCAGCCACAAGAATACATTGCGGAATTTAAACCTGAAAGTACACCTGTTACAAAGACGGACGAAGAAGGGGAGGCAATTAATTCGTTGTTATGCGAAGAAGAAATACCAGGCTCGCCAGCCCCTATCACCGAAAGTATCGAACAAATAAACGCCGGTCCATCCTGTTCACCTCCAAAAGTTGAAACCACAGAAAGTAGCATAGTATTGATGGAAATGCCATTTGCTAGTGCACCAACGTCTGGCCAGAGTACAACTAGCAGTACCGTTGCTACTCTAAGTATGGCACTGCCAAAAACCATAGAAACATCTGTTCCAGTCTCTTTACCCCTACAACAGAATCCTAGCTTAGGTGTAAGACAACAGTCTCATCATCTACCTGCATTGATGCCAGCGCAGAGAAGGGAAAGCAACGAAGCAGCGCCTGTAATGGACAATACTCCTCCAACAACGCCAGACTCGAGTATTTCCAATATATCTGGATCTCCGAGAGAAGAAAGAACAGGTGGTTCGTCGCCAATTTCAGAGGACAACCTGAAACTCAATCGTGATAGTTCAGAAGCAGACAACGATAGCGGTGGTAAAGGTCCAGGATTCAGCGAGGACGATACGTTACCAAACGTGGAAGGAAATTCTGCGGACAGGATACTGAAACCACCGGCGAAACGGTCGATCGAGGAAACGCAATCTCCTAAAAAACGGAAGAGAAATAGGAAACATTCGGAATGtgataaaaatacaaataaaaaaccGGGAAGACATAGCGGTAGACACGGTAGACACGGTGCTGGTAGCGATAGCGATGATACCAGTGAAGGTTCTAATCTATGTGGCGTTAATTCAACGCCGACGAATCATACAAACATCACTACCGTTGCCGAGCTTAGTAATTACTCGTCAAGATCACCACGACcaacaaaatataatttctatGTGGAACTAG ATCCTGAATTGGACGGGAGTCAAAGGATAGCTGTATTACAACAAAAGTTAACCGAATTACGTAAAACGTATAACGCTGTGAAAGTTGAACTGGCTGCTATTGAAAGACGCAGAAAAAAGTTGAGAAGAAGGGAACGAGAAG CTATAAAGGCAGCTAAAGCAGAAATGCAACAAGCCTGTTCGTGA